The proteins below are encoded in one region of Colletotrichum lupini chromosome 5, complete sequence:
- a CDS encoding amino acid permease, whose protein sequence is MAFPSPPHIQLILLQTCPPPPIHLTALMMLAKAERRWTRNFPVPNHSQQILQTTTQLPMLPLSLLPVRKTSEPLPRPPSIHRISLSLSYYVLSFPGPFVPRPLLDQCGTVHYCWALTERLDWLNGENGGAPAKNRERGAAPSVSDYHSATPTGILDGCILAHDASAPVLQAPSRPPSKLGQVQPTNLRATWDVCVSDSYDSACLASPAGMAPPGVSQNGMRAATYGRIPFPHMRQPLYRASSSHLSIPQPSVFAQIQNDGLVKRASSSEGAHGGHDIEKTGYQTQTYDDNLKENVHIRGLETSEDTKLHRGLKARHITMIAIGGAIGTGLIVGTGKALAQAGPGSVFISYTLVGFIVFLVMAGLGEMAAWLPISSGFTGYASRFCDPSLGFALGWTYWFKYIIVTPNQLTAAALVIQFWVDREKVNPGVFIAIFLVAIVCINYFGIRFFGEFEFWLSSFKVVTIVGIIIFSLVLALGGGPDHDRKGFRYWKNPGAFREYIDTGDAGRFYGFWSCMVNATFAYLGTELVGVTVAEAQNPRKTIPRAIKLTFYRILFFYCFSVLLIGMLVPYNSPDLAFANKAQTGASASPFVVAATLAGVKVIPHIINACICIFVFSASNSDLYIASRTLYGLASDGSAPAIFKRTDKRGVPIYALGFSAMFALLAFMNVSNDSKAVFGYFVNLTTIFGLLTWISILVTHIWWCKARKAQNIPDEILPYVAPVGIWGSYGALFLCIIIALTKNYDVFTGGDFGKEKYKTFITGYLGIPLYLILIFGHKFYYKTRGVKPHEADFYTGKDIIDREEEEFLARKAAEKEANGGKGGKGGWFYKTFLSWLF, encoded by the exons ATGGCTTTCCCATCACCTCCACACATCCAACTCATACTTCTCCAAACTTGCCCACCGCCACCCATCCATCTTACTGCACTGATGATGCTCGCCAAGGCTGAACGGCGTTGGACACGCAACTTTCCAGTGCCCAATCACAGCCAACAGATATTACAAACCACAACTCAACTGCCCATGCTGCCTTTGTCTTTGCTTCCTGTCCGCAAGACAAGTGAACCCTTGCCACGGCCCCCCTCCATCCACAGAATCAGCCTATCCTTGTCTTACTACGTACTGTCGTTTCCTGGCCCATTCGTACCCCG TCCCCTCCTCGACCAGTGCGGTACTGTACACTACTGCTGGGCCCTGACTGAGAGACTGGACTGGCTTAACGGAGAGAATGGAGGAGCT CCTGCGAAGAACCGCGAGCGTGGTGCGG CACCATCCGTCTCCGACTACCACTCGGCGACGCCTACAGGGATCCTTGACGGGTGTATCTTAGCGCACGACGCCAGTGCCCCAGTCTTGCAGGCTCCATCAAGACCCCCAAGCAAGCTAGGCCAGGTCCAGCCCACGAACCTGCGAGCGACATGGGATGTATGTGTGAGCGACAGCTATGATTCTGCCTGTCTTGCCTCGCCCGCTGGTATGGCGCCGCCGGGTGTCAGTCAAAACGGGATGCGAGCTGCTACCTATGGACGGATACCCTTCCCTCATATGCGGCAGCCTCTCTATCGCGCCTCC AGCTCTCACTTGTCAATCCCCCAACCTTCTGTCTTCGCCCAAATCCAGAA CGACGGCCTTGTCAAGCGGGCGTCCTCCTCGGAGGGCGCTCACGGCGGCCACGACATCGAGAAGACGGGCTACCAAACACAGACCTACGACGACAACCTCAAGGAGAATGTCCACATCCGCGGTCTCGAGACCAGCGAAGACACGAAGCTGCACCGTGGTCTCAAGGCCCGCCACATCACCATGATTGCCATCGGTGGTGCCATCGGTACTGGTCTCATTGTCGGAACCGGCAAGGCTCTCGCCCAGGCTGGCCCCGGCTCCGTCTTCATCTCGTACACTCTCGTCGGTTTCATCGTCTTCCTCGTCATGGCTGGTCTCGGTGAGATGGCTGCTTGGCTGCCCATCTCTTCTGGTTTCACTGGCTACGCCTCGAGATTCTGCGACCCCTCGCTCGGTTTTGCCCTTGGCTGGAC TTATTGGTTCAAGTACATTATTGTCACTCCCAACCAGCTCACAGCCGCCGCCTTGGTTATCCAGTTCTGGGTAGACCGTGAAAAGGTCAACCCCGGTGTCTTCATAGCTATCTTCCTCGTCGCCATTGTCTGCATCAACTACTTCGGTATCAGATTCTTCGGTGAATTCGAGTTCTGGCTCTCCAGTTTCAAGGTCGTCACCATTGTCGGAATCATCATCTTCTCTCTCGTCCTGGCTCTGGGCGGTGGCCCCGACCACGATCGCAAGGGATTCCGCTACTGGAAGAACCCTGG TGCTTTCAGGGAGTACATCGACACTGGCGATGCCGGCCGCTTCTATGGTTTCTGGTCCTGCATGGTCAACGCCACCTTCGCCTACCTCGGTACTGAGCTTGTCGGTGTCACCGTCGCTGAGGCTCAAAACCCGCGCAAGACGATCCCCCGCGCGATCAAGCTCACCTTCTACCGTATTCTCTTCTTCTACTGCTTCAGTGTCCTCCTCATCGGCATGCTCGTTCCTTACAACTCTCCGGATCTCGCCTTCGCCAACAAAGCCCAGACCGGTGCCTCCGCCTCCCCCTTCGTCGTCGCTGCCACGCTCGCTGGTGTCAAGGTCATCCCCCACATCATCAACGCTTGCATTTGCATCTTCGTCTTCTCTGCATCCAACTCGGATCTCTACATCGCCTCCCGTACCCTCTACGGTCTTGCTTCTGACGGCTCCGCCCCTGCCATCTTCAAGCGCACTGACAAGCGTGGTGTCCCCATCTACGCCCTTGGCTTCTCCGCCATGTTCGCCCTTCTGGCTTTCATGAACGTGTCCAACGACTCCAAGGCTGTCTTTGGCTACTTCGTCAACCTCACCACCATCTTCGGTCTCTTGACCTGGATCTCGATCCTCGTCACCCACATCTGGTGGTGCAAGGCCCGCAAGGCTCAGAACATCCCCGACGAGATCCTGCCCTACGTCGCCCCCGTCGGCATCTGGGGCTCTTACGGCGCTCTGTTCCTCTGCATCATCATCGCCCTCACCAAGAACTACGATGTCTTCACTGGCGGCGACTTTGGCAAAGAGAAGTACAAGACCTTCATCACCGGCTACCTTGGCATTCCCCTCTACCTCATCCTCATCTTCGGCCACAAGTTCTACTACAAGACCCGTGGCGTCAAGCCCCACGAGGCCGACTTCTACACCGGAAAGGATATCATTGAccgcgaggaggaggagttcCTCGCTCGCAAGGCTGCCGAGAAGGAGGCCAACGGTGGCAAGGGCGGCAAGGGAGGTTGGTTCTACAAAACCTTCCTTTCTTGGCTCTTCTAG